The following are encoded in a window of Solirubrobacterales bacterium genomic DNA:
- a CDS encoding metallophosphoesterase, which yields MRYGVLADIHGNLHALRAVLDALGRQGVDRYLIAGDLVGYGPFPNECVELVAGLDAVCVAGNHDLIALDRLSDERCPEIARRSLRWTRTVLADETRTFLESLPLRATAQGGIVMVHGSLDDVQEYTRRPQQAIRQLTTLSQDEGDAHILLLGHTHRPWAFALSSGARSTRRPVSVQGGDPVLLNPGAVGQSRSWELRARARFMLLDLGPERATFFAIPYELDQCRAALKRVGLSPGSCHIRPSPIGKARRALRSATRSIRSR from the coding sequence ATGCGGTACGGGGTCCTCGCCGACATCCACGGCAACTTGCACGCGCTGCGCGCGGTTCTCGACGCGCTCGGCCGGCAGGGCGTCGACCGCTACCTGATCGCCGGCGACCTGGTCGGCTATGGGCCCTTCCCAAACGAGTGCGTCGAGCTCGTAGCCGGGCTGGACGCCGTCTGCGTGGCCGGTAATCACGATCTCATCGCCCTCGACCGTCTCTCCGACGAGCGCTGTCCGGAGATCGCTCGGCGGAGCCTCCGCTGGACGCGAACCGTCCTCGCGGATGAGACGCGCACCTTCCTGGAGTCGTTGCCCCTGCGGGCAACCGCGCAGGGTGGGATCGTGATGGTCCACGGCTCGCTCGACGATGTGCAGGAATACACGCGACGGCCGCAGCAGGCCATCCGCCAGCTGACCACCCTCAGTCAGGACGAAGGCGACGCGCACATCCTCCTCCTCGGACATACCCACCGCCCGTGGGCATTCGCGTTGAGCTCCGGGGCGAGGTCGACCCGCAGGCCGGTCTCCGTCCAAGGCGGCGATCCCGTCCTGCTCAACCCCGGCGCGGTCGGACAGTCACGCTCCTGGGAGCTGCGGGCCCGGGCTCGTTTCATGCTGCTCGACCTCGGGCCCGAGCGGGCCACCTTCTTCGCGATCCCCTACGAGCTGGACCAATGCCGTGCGGCGCTGAAGCGCGTGGGTCTGTCTCCGGGCTCCTGCCACATCCGACCGTCGCCGATCGGAAAGGCACGGCGAGCCCTGCGCAGCGCGACGCGCTCGATCCGGTCCCGATGA